One region of Pagrus major chromosome 7, Pma_NU_1.0 genomic DNA includes:
- the tp53inp2b gene encoding tumor protein p53-inducible nuclear protein 2 isoform X3: MFQRLSNLLFGEVEEVAAELKGPKPCVTEADEEGWMLVNLPEGATAEASPMEDLLIEHPSMSVYVSSNNFSMVSNSNLSVVGEESIVSLASSVSRVAEPAAAPATRSTMPTRVTRGAAAQAGALAKVTQVARVQRSKARIERRHLGRNRLQRQNLTREQVPRHAAHTRNTFLHQPSKRNVCH, translated from the exons ATGTTTCAACGCCTGAGCAACCTGTTGTTTGGGGAAGTAGAAGAGGTGGCGGCTGAGCTGAAGGGACCCAAACCCTGTGTGACGGAGGCCGACGAGGAGGGATGGATGCTCGTCAACCTGCCTG AGGGAGCCACAGCGGAGGCCAGCCCGATGGAGGACCTGCTCATCGAGCACCCCAGCATGTCCGTGTACGTCTCCTCCAACAACTTTTCCATGGTCTCCAACAGCAACCTGTCTGTGGTGGGAGAGGAAAGCATTGTCAGCCTGGCAAGCAGCGTGAG CAGAGTGGCTGAACCAGCTGCTGCCCCCGCTACCCGCAGCACTATGCCCACCCGGGTGACCCGTGGAGCAGCTGCCCAGGCTGGAGCTCTGGCCAAGGTCACCCAAGTGGCCAGGGTCCAGCGTAGCAAAGCCCGCATCGAGCGGCGCCATCTGGGCCGCAACCGCCTCCAACGCCAGAACCTCACCAGGGAGCAGGTCCCCCGCCACGCAGCCCACACCAGAAACACCTTCCTTCACCAGCCCAGCAAGCGTAACGTCTGCCACTAA
- the tp53inp2b gene encoding uncharacterized protein tp53inp2b isoform X2, which yields MFQRLSNLLFGEVEEVAAELKGPKPCVTEADEEGWMLVNLPVSDCMMQAEDETGAPLIAQSFPDSNQSNHQDTHTRTESPAPVPHAPHKRRRTHKGRARGAVASSDPLYCPTASPSDLGATTPVTLPRRARLSTPSSTPSMSPGSGKGATAEASPMEDLLIEHPSMSVYVSSNNFSMVSNSNLSVVGEESIVSLASSVSRVAEPAAAPATRSTMPTRVTRGAAAQAGALAKVTQVARVQRSKARIERRHLGRNRLQRQNLTREQVPRHAAHTRNTFLHQPSKRNVCH from the exons ATGTTTCAACGCCTGAGCAACCTGTTGTTTGGGGAAGTAGAAGAGGTGGCGGCTGAGCTGAAGGGACCCAAACCCTGTGTGACGGAGGCCGACGAGGAGGGATGGATGCTCGTCAACCTGCCTG TATCTGACTGCATGATGCAGGCAGAGGATGAGACGGGAGCCCCACTGATTGCACAATCATTTCCAGACAGTAACCAATCAAATCACCAAGACACACATACAAGGACTGAAAGCCCGGCCCCCGTTCCCCACGCACCTCACAAGCGCCGTAGGACACATAAAGGTCGGGCACGTGGTGCTGTAGCATCATCAGACCCCCTGTATTGTCCGACCGCTAGTCCGTCAGACTTGGGTGCCACTACACCCGTGACCCTGCCGAGACGGGCCAGACTGTCCACGCCCTCCTCCACCCCGTCAATGTCCCCTGGCTCTGGAA AGGGAGCCACAGCGGAGGCCAGCCCGATGGAGGACCTGCTCATCGAGCACCCCAGCATGTCCGTGTACGTCTCCTCCAACAACTTTTCCATGGTCTCCAACAGCAACCTGTCTGTGGTGGGAGAGGAAAGCATTGTCAGCCTGGCAAGCAGCGTGAG CAGAGTGGCTGAACCAGCTGCTGCCCCCGCTACCCGCAGCACTATGCCCACCCGGGTGACCCGTGGAGCAGCTGCCCAGGCTGGAGCTCTGGCCAAGGTCACCCAAGTGGCCAGGGTCCAGCGTAGCAAAGCCCGCATCGAGCGGCGCCATCTGGGCCGCAACCGCCTCCAACGCCAGAACCTCACCAGGGAGCAGGTCCCCCGCCACGCAGCCCACACCAGAAACACCTTCCTTCACCAGCCCAGCAAGCGTAACGTCTGCCACTAA
- the tp53inp2b gene encoding uncharacterized protein tp53inp2b isoform X1, giving the protein MFQRLSNLLFGEVEEVAAELKGPKPCVTEADEEGWMLVNLPVSDCMMQAEDETGAPLIAQSFPDSNQSNHQDTHTRTESPAPVPHAPHKRRRTHKGRARGAVASSDPLYCPTASPSDLGATTPVTLPRRARLSTPSSTPSMSPGSGSECGGSGGSSRAAPERGCMDESWFVTPPPCFTAEGATAEASPMEDLLIEHPSMSVYVSSNNFSMVSNSNLSVVGEESIVSLASSVSRVAEPAAAPATRSTMPTRVTRGAAAQAGALAKVTQVARVQRSKARIERRHLGRNRLQRQNLTREQVPRHAAHTRNTFLHQPSKRNVCH; this is encoded by the exons ATGTTTCAACGCCTGAGCAACCTGTTGTTTGGGGAAGTAGAAGAGGTGGCGGCTGAGCTGAAGGGACCCAAACCCTGTGTGACGGAGGCCGACGAGGAGGGATGGATGCTCGTCAACCTGCCTG TATCTGACTGCATGATGCAGGCAGAGGATGAGACGGGAGCCCCACTGATTGCACAATCATTTCCAGACAGTAACCAATCAAATCACCAAGACACACATACAAGGACTGAAAGCCCGGCCCCCGTTCCCCACGCACCTCACAAGCGCCGTAGGACACATAAAGGTCGGGCACGTGGTGCTGTAGCATCATCAGACCCCCTGTATTGTCCGACCGCTAGTCCGTCAGACTTGGGTGCCACTACACCCGTGACCCTGCCGAGACGGGCCAGACTGTCCACGCCCTCCTCCACCCCGTCAATGTCCCCTGGCTCTGGAAGTGAGTGTGGGGGCAGTGGGGGTAGCAGTAGGGCAGCCCCAGAGAGAGGCTGCATGGATGAGAGCTGGTTTGTCACCCCTCCCCCCTGTTTCACTGCAGAGGGAGCCACAGCGGAGGCCAGCCCGATGGAGGACCTGCTCATCGAGCACCCCAGCATGTCCGTGTACGTCTCCTCCAACAACTTTTCCATGGTCTCCAACAGCAACCTGTCTGTGGTGGGAGAGGAAAGCATTGTCAGCCTGGCAAGCAGCGTGAG CAGAGTGGCTGAACCAGCTGCTGCCCCCGCTACCCGCAGCACTATGCCCACCCGGGTGACCCGTGGAGCAGCTGCCCAGGCTGGAGCTCTGGCCAAGGTCACCCAAGTGGCCAGGGTCCAGCGTAGCAAAGCCCGCATCGAGCGGCGCCATCTGGGCCGCAACCGCCTCCAACGCCAGAACCTCACCAGGGAGCAGGTCCCCCGCCACGCAGCCCACACCAGAAACACCTTCCTTCACCAGCCCAGCAAGCGTAACGTCTGCCACTAA